One genomic segment of Oncorhynchus nerka isolate Pitt River linkage group LG16, Oner_Uvic_2.0, whole genome shotgun sequence includes these proteins:
- the LOC115144412 gene encoding F-box only protein 9-like, with protein sequence MAESVINSLGIVEDQDGENGSTDDANLHVELNVFRAQWMSELKPNSASNGGNRGLSSRAADLKRKQELAREEKARELFLKAVEEEENGAVYEAIKYYRRAMQIVPDIEFKINYSRSPDPDGGNENDMDGEIEDLLAYFHQQLTLQDNSLKICVPEVDMAQMHISALPPEVLMYIFRWVVSRDLDLRALEQLSLVCRGFYICARDPEIWRSACLRAWGRSCTKLVPFNSWREMFLERPRVRFDGVYISKTAYIRQGEESLDGFYRAWHQVEYYRYLRFFPDGQVMMLTTPEDPLVTVPRLRSRNTRVESIMCGHYRLSQDTDNQTKVFVVVSKRKEEKVAEYQRISRFCRRNPAAPETEHSFHVGLQLSSGGRQSFNKLNWIHHSCHITYRSTGETVVTAFDLDQMYASFYFARVKSYTAFSERPL encoded by the exons GCTGAAAGCGTTATCAACTCTCTTGGCATTGTAGAAGATCAAGATGGAGAGAATGGAAGTACTGATGATGCAAACCTCCAC GTGGAGCTCAATGTGTTCAGGGCTCAGTGGATGTCTGAACTGAAGCCCAACTCTGCGTCCAATGGGGGGAACCGAGGACTGTCGTCGAGAGCTGCAGACTTGAAAAGAAAACAGGAACTGGCCCGGGAGGAAAAA GCCAGAGAGTTGTTCCTTAAAGCTGTTGAGGAAGAAGAGAATGGAGCTGTTTATGAAG CAATTAAGTACTATCGCAGGGCAATGCAGATTGTGCCTGACATTGAGTTCAAAATCAACTACAGTCGTTCCCCTGATCCAGATGGCGG CAATGAGAATGACATGGATGGTGAAATAGAGGATCTATTGGCCTACTTCCATCAGCAGCTCACTCTGCAAGACAACTCTCTGAAGATATGTGTTCCTGAGGTGGATATGGCTCAGATGCACATCTCAG CCCTGCCCCCAGAGGTCTTGATGTACATCTTCCGTTGGGTTGTGTCCCGTGATCTGGACCTGCGTGCCCTGGAGCAGCTCTCCTTAGTCTGTAGAGGCTTCTACATTTGTGCTAG GGACCCAGAGATTTGGCGTTCGGCCTGTCTGAGAGCGTGGGGCCGGAGCTGTACCAAACTGGTGCCCTTCAACTCCTGGAGGGAGATGTTTCTTGAGAGGCCACGTGTGCGCTTTGATG GTGTTTACATCAGCAAGACGGCATACATCCGTCAGGGAGAGGAGTCCCTTGATGGATTCTATAGGGCTTGGCACCAAGTGGAGTACTACAG ATATCTGCGTTTTTTCCCTGATGGCCAAGTCATGATGCTGACCACACCTGAGGACCCACTGGTCACTGTTCCCCGTCTACGTAGCAGGAACACCAG GGTGGAGTCCATTATGTGTGGTCATTATCGTCTGTCGCAGGACACAGACAATCAAACCAAAGTCTTTGTTGTTGTCTCCAAGAGAAAAGAAGAG AAGGTGGCAGAGTACCAGAGAATCTCTCGGTTCTGCCGGCGGAACCCAGCGGCGCCCGAGACAGAACACAGCTTTCATGTGGGACTGCAGTTGTCCTCCGGGGGGCGCCAGAGCTTCAACAAGCTGAATTGGATCCACCATTCCTGCCACATCACCTACAG